In the Hyphomonadaceae bacterium BL14 genome, one interval contains:
- a CDS encoding ligase-associated DNA damage response exonuclease — protein sequence MDFVPRYPLTILTLPGASGARKRLDRDRHELYRHDMIRPADLLRETPQGLWCEPGGFFIDPVRPSDRALITHGHADHARAGHGAVAATPETLAIMAARYGEEFTLSRQALGYGETVRMGEVSVSLHSAGHVLGSAQARLEWKGLVITVSGDYKRRRDPTCARFEPVASHIYVSEATFGLPVFRHPDDAGEIARLLASVRANPGRAHLVGAYALGKAQRVIALIREAGYDAPLYIHGALAALCDLYRDHGVELGDLRPATVKDEDGQKTDFAGQIILAPPSAFQTPWARRFPDPVIAFASGWMGVRARARQRGAELPLVISDHADWDELTATIRECARDAVWITHGREDALMRWAQLQGLEARPLSLAGYDEDGE from the coding sequence ATGGATTTTGTTCCCCGCTATCCCCTCACTATCCTCACCCTGCCCGGCGCGTCCGGCGCGCGCAAGCGGCTGGACCGGGACCGCCACGAACTATATCGCCATGACATGATCCGGCCCGCCGATCTCCTGCGCGAAACGCCCCAAGGCCTGTGGTGCGAACCGGGCGGGTTTTTCATTGATCCGGTGCGCCCTTCAGACCGCGCCCTGATCACCCACGGCCATGCCGACCATGCCCGCGCCGGTCATGGTGCCGTGGCCGCGACGCCGGAAACGCTGGCCATCATGGCGGCCCGCTACGGCGAAGAATTCACTCTTTCGCGTCAAGCGCTTGGCTATGGCGAGACCGTGCGCATGGGCGAGGTGTCGGTCAGCCTCCACTCGGCGGGCCACGTGCTGGGCAGCGCCCAGGCCCGGCTGGAGTGGAAGGGGCTCGTGATCACGGTGTCGGGCGATTACAAGCGCCGCCGGGACCCCACCTGCGCCCGCTTCGAGCCGGTAGCGTCACACATCTATGTGTCTGAAGCGACATTCGGTTTGCCGGTGTTCCGCCACCCGGACGATGCTGGCGAGATCGCGCGCCTGCTGGCCAGCGTGCGCGCCAATCCGGGCCGGGCGCATCTGGTGGGCGCCTACGCCCTGGGCAAGGCCCAGCGGGTAATCGCCCTGATCCGGGAAGCGGGCTATGACGCCCCGCTCTACATCCATGGCGCTCTGGCGGCCTTGTGCGATCTGTATCGCGATCATGGCGTCGAGCTCGGCGATCTCAGGCCCGCGACCGTAAAAGACGAGGACGGCCAGAAGACTGATTTTGCTGGCCAGATCATCCTCGCCCCGCCCTCGGCCTTCCAGACGCCCTGGGCGCGGCGCTTCCCCGATCCGGTGATCGCCTTTGCGTCAGGCTGGATGGGCGTGCGCGCCCGCGCCCGCCAGCGCGGGGCCGAGCTGCCGCTGGTCATTTCCGACCATGCTGACTGGGACGAGCTGACCGCCACCATCCGTGAGTGCGCGCGCGACGCGGTGTGGATCACCCACGGCCGCGAGGATGCGCTGATGCGATGGGCGCAGCTGCAAGGCCTTGAAGCCAGACCGCTTTCACTCGCCGGATACGACGAGGACGGCGAATGA
- the pdeM gene encoding ligase-associated DNA damage response endonuclease PdeM — MSALPGQTLSPVIKVNGARLQPDLSGAALELETGTLLCADLHLEKGSAYAARGQMLPPYDTRATLARLADAITRLNPACVIALGDSFHDLGADGRMHEQDAKALTTLVNSVGRWVWIEGNHDPVPPARFGGERRAGLQLGPLTLRHEPRPGPAPGEVAGHLHPCARINGTGRSVRRRCFATDGSRLVLPAFGAYAGGLNVRDQAFTALFARTPDAVMIGTGRVYPVPAARLRPD; from the coding sequence ATGAGCGCGCTCCCCGGACAGACGCTGTCACCGGTGATCAAGGTCAATGGCGCGCGCCTGCAGCCCGACCTGTCGGGCGCTGCGCTGGAGCTTGAAACCGGCACGCTCCTGTGCGCCGACCTGCACCTTGAAAAGGGCAGCGCCTACGCCGCACGCGGCCAGATGCTGCCGCCCTATGACACACGCGCCACGCTGGCCCGCCTGGCAGACGCAATCACCCGGCTGAACCCCGCCTGCGTCATCGCGCTGGGCGACAGCTTTCATGATCTTGGCGCCGACGGGCGCATGCATGAACAGGACGCCAAAGCCCTGACCACACTTGTGAATTCGGTGGGCCGCTGGGTCTGGATCGAAGGCAATCACGACCCCGTTCCGCCGGCGCGCTTTGGCGGCGAGCGCAGGGCCGGGCTGCAGCTCGGCCCGCTCACCCTGCGCCATGAGCCCCGCCCGGGGCCGGCCCCGGGCGAGGTGGCGGGCCATCTCCACCCCTGCGCCCGCATTAACGGAACCGGCCGCTCGGTGCGCCGGCGCTGCTTCGCCACAGACGGATCGCGGCTGGTGCTGCCCGCCTTCGGGGCCTATGCGGGCGGGCTGAACGTGCGCGACCAGGCCTTCACGGCCCTGTTTGCCCGCACCCCCGACGCCGTGATGATCGGAACGGGACGGGTCTATCCGGTGCCCGCTGCCCGGCTGAGACCGGACTGA
- the trmD gene encoding tRNA (guanosine(37)-N1)-methyltransferase TrmD, with the protein MSFTATVLTLYPEAFPGPLGVSLLDTARRNGLWALETVDIRSFSRHKHASVDDTPAGGGPGMVLRPDVAAAAIDSVSPGDRPLIHMTPRGAPLSQTMVRDWAAGPGIVVFCGRFEGLDQRVVEARGMTEVSVGDAVLAGGEAPAMVLIEACVRLIPGVLGKIESTVDESFEGDLLEYPHYTRPRVWEERDIPDVLLSGDHGRIARWRKEMAEEITRVRRPDLWQRYQRRKGE; encoded by the coding sequence ATGAGCTTCACCGCCACAGTCCTGACCCTGTATCCGGAGGCCTTTCCGGGCCCTCTGGGCGTGTCACTGCTCGACACCGCCCGGCGCAACGGACTCTGGGCGCTAGAGACGGTGGACATCCGGTCTTTTTCCCGTCATAAGCACGCCTCCGTTGACGACACGCCAGCTGGCGGCGGCCCAGGCATGGTGCTGCGCCCCGACGTGGCGGCAGCGGCTATCGACAGTGTGTCCCCTGGGGACAGGCCGTTGATACACATGACACCGCGCGGCGCACCGCTCTCCCAGACCATGGTCCGGGACTGGGCGGCCGGGCCGGGCATTGTCGTGTTTTGTGGCCGCTTCGAAGGCCTCGACCAAAGGGTCGTCGAAGCGCGCGGCATGACGGAGGTAAGTGTCGGCGATGCCGTGCTTGCCGGGGGCGAAGCGCCCGCCATGGTCCTCATCGAGGCCTGCGTGCGGTTGATCCCTGGCGTGCTTGGCAAGATTGAGTCGACGGTAGACGAGAGTTTTGAAGGGGACCTGCTCGAATACCCCCATTACACCCGTCCGCGGGTCTGGGAAGAGCGGGATATCCCGGATGTATTGCTGTCAGGCGATCATGGCCGGATCGCCCGGTGGCGCAAGGAAATGGCCGAAGAGATAACGCGCGTGCGCCGACCCGATCTCTGGCAGAGATATCAGCGGCGCAAGGGAGAATGA